The following coding sequences lie in one Drosophila bipectinata strain 14024-0381.07 chromosome XR, DbipHiC1v2, whole genome shotgun sequence genomic window:
- the Gas8 gene encoding dynein regulatory complex subunit 4 isoform X2 produces the protein MTRDQLEAFALRLKAEMDREREERNYFQLERDKIRTFWEITRQQLDETRYELQQKDKEIEATQDLADIDTKHVMQQMKHLQFENHNKLGEVRAEAMTQLKLAQEHHVLQENELQRDKRQLRRMLRERMEMSEMQLRQMEAHFNEKLLEQRITFERERKDNEMLHEEKMIEQKAKLDLFYGTQMFEVEERKNQQIKDLQDHHDLAFNDMKNYYNDITLNNLALIGSMKEQLEHLRKQAERSDRIAADTAYENRKLKEPLEHANIQLNEYRRKLEFYERDKQQLHRLKGRNTRLEKKVKGLTWEAETLILRNDSLVSEREGLKERFNDVIVELQQKTGLKNVLLERKIAALMREDEKRSIVLHETIATCAPNFAEKLTSLDERVGSIIDEKNKIILDLRYEVAKARKAHDDLLETYECKLKQYGVPTDELGFKPLRDRETQQLYVCGPAGIITENK, from the exons ATGACCCGGGACCAGCTGGAGGCCTTTGCCCTCCGGCTGAAAGCGGAAATGGATCGGGAGAGGGAGGAGCGCAACTACTTCCAGTTGGAGCGGGACAAGATTCGCACCTTCTGGGAGATAACACGCCAGCAGCTAG ATGAGACCCGCTATGAGCTGCAGCAGAAGGACAAGGAGATCGAGGCCACCCAGGACTTGGCGGACATCGACACCAAGCATGTGATGCAGCAAATGAAGCACCTCCAGTTCGAGAATCACAACAAACTGGGCGAGGTCCGGGCGGAGGCGATGACCCAACTCAAACTAGCCCAGGAGCACCATGTCCTCCAGGAGAACGAGCTGCAGCGGGACAAGCGCCAGCTCCGCAGGATGCTCCGCGAGAGGATGGAGATGAGCGAGATGCAGTTGCGCCAAATGGAGGCCCACTTCAACGAGAAGCTCCT GGAGCAAAGGATAACCTTCGAACGGGAGCGCAAGGACAACGAGATGCTGCACGAGGAGAAGATGATCGAGCAGAAGGCCAAGCTGGACCTCTTCTACGGGACGCAGATGTTCGAGGTCGAGGAGCGGAAGAACCAGCAGATCAAGGACCTGCAGGACCACCACGATCTGGCCTTCAACGACATGAAGAACTACTACAACGACATCACCCTCAACAACCTGGCGCTCATCGGAAGCATGAAGGAGCAGCTGGAGCACCTGAGGAAGCAGGCTGAGCGGTCGGACAGGATTGCAGCGGACACGGCGTACGAGAACCGCAAGCTGAAGGAGCCCCTGGAGCACGCCAATATCCAGTTGAACGAGTATCGTCGGAAGCTGGAGTTCTACGAGAGGGACAAACAGCAGCTGCACCGCCTGAAAGGACGCAACACGCGGTTGGAGAAAAAGGTCAAAGGACTCACCTGGGAGGCGGAGACGCTGATACTCCGCAACGATTCCCTGGTGTCCGAGAGGGAGGGCCTCAAGGAGCGCTTCAACGACGTCATCGTGGAGCTGCAGCAGAAGACCGGTCTGAAGAACGTCCTGTTGGAGAGGAAGATCGCCGCCCTGATGCGCGAGGACGAGAAGCGCAGCATCGTCCTGCACGAAACCATCGCCACCTGCGCGCCCAACTTCGCCGAAAAGCTGACCAGCCTGGACGAGCGGGTCGGCAGTATCATCGACGAGAAGAATAAGATTATCCTGGATCTGCGTTACGAGGTGGCCAAGGCCAGGAAGGCCCACGACGATCTCTTGGAGACCTACGAGTGCAAGCTGAAGCAGTACGGAGTGCCCACCGACGAGTTGGGCTTCAAGCCCCTCAGGGATCGGGAGACGCAGCAGCTCTATGTCTGTGGTCCTGCGGGAATTATTACGGAGAACAAGTAG
- the LOC108124849 gene encoding RNA-binding protein RO60 encodes MKKSGKGKRPAKASASGGTASGESSQDANAKQPKGEVAAKECDCNVKNNNVMELATKKELTTKKGPITQKEPKTKDELTTTKELTTKEELTTKKEPITKDELTTTKELTTKEELTTTKDPKSKEDPKTQSEPDKNIESSPSSMTAIEKLRRFCFIGSTDTPVYATPTLGVDRGVESSVPFLVKLCSEVGETELVECLSSLLGKGPNAEHLPRFDEPLLVLAVFLSTQGDEEKRKLVRNKFPDLIAGDRELLLFVQLVKRVQKRLERKTPFSRTVRKAVLDWYGKQSLDRLLDLWSMGDGSQWSAHKDLLHKCHYSAVEFPPDITAALRLLSTHPKELSTWPSYLSPLVSVRSIIDGILKLRLLQDPKEALPLVQNLCLSSNNVPVLLFRDSKLAKFLMPHMSYDDLLDRWQRLSRHHHQVRPLMELLLDEKKLKAGNVHPVRLLLEDMHFRKPKKVGLISVGSKKPTFLYSAYETSFGLNKAVGRRLHITLNLEECYMSKYLTGRCRSLKYLDAVVALAFGYFHSDPKVTVQFWSDRSGQLKTLPWTKEMTLAEATACCEAQKVSKIKQSLMGILEKALADEKNTYDLFLVLVPSATRGNPEMSSKGLTALLDEYREKRSSNAKFIVVSLRQHHASMEYSSERNENLLELCSLDEHTPQLINAFARKKFY; translated from the exons ATGAAGAAGTCGGGAAAGGGGAAGCGGCCAGCCAAGGCCTCTGCCTCCGGCGGCACTGCGTCCGGGGAGTCGTCACAGGATGCCAATGCGAAGCAGCCGAAGGGCGAAGTGGCTGCGAAGGAATGCGATT GTAATGTTAAGAACAATAATGTTATGGAGCTTGCAACCAAGAAGGAGCTCACTACCAAGAAGGGGCCCATAACCCAGAAGGAGCCCAAAACCAAGGATGAGCTCACTACCACGAAGGAACTCACTACCAAGGAAGAGCTTACTACCAAGAAGGAGCCCATAACCAAGGATGAGCTCACTACCACGAAGGAACTCACTACCAAGGAAGAGCTCACAACCACGAAGGATCCCAAATCCAAGGAAGACCCCAAAACCCAGTCCGAACCCGACAAGAATATCGAATCTTCACCATCATCCATGACCGCTATCGAAAAGCTGCGACGCTTTTGCTTCATTGGCTCGACGGATACCCCCGTTTATGCCACGCCCACCTTGGGCGTGGACAGGGGCGTGGAGAGCTCGGTCCCGTTTCTGGTCAAGCTGTGCTCTGAGGTCGGTGAAACCGAACTGGTCGAGTGCTTGTCCAGTTTGCTGGGCAAGGGACCGAATGCCGAGCACTTGCCGCGCTTCGATGAGCCGCTCCTCGTCCTGGCCGTCTTCCTGTCCACCCAAGGCGACGAGGAGAAGCGCAAGTTGGTGCGCAACAAGTTCCCCGATCTGATAGCCGGCGACCGGGAGCTGCTCCTGTTTGTGCAGCTGGTGAAGCGAGTGCAGAAGCGACTCGAACGGAAGACGCCCTTCAGTCGCACGGTGCGCAAGGCCGTTCTCGATTGGTATGGAAAGCAGTCCTTGGACAGGTTGCTCGACCTCTGGTCCATGGGCGACGGCAGCCAGTGGTCGGCCCACAAGGACCTGCTGCACAAGTGTCACTACAGCGCCGTGGAGTTTCCTCCGGACATAACGGCAGCCTTGCGCTTGCTTTCCACCCATCCCAAGGAGCTGTCCACCTGGCCCAGCTACCTGAGTCCGCTGGTCAGTGTTCGCAGCATTATCGACGGCATTCTAAAACTGCGCCTGCTCCAGGATCCGAAGGAAGCCCTGCCCTTGGTCCAGAATCTATGCCTCAGTAGCAACAATGTTCCGGTGTTGCTGTTCCGGGACTCAAAACTGGCCAAGTTCCTGATGCCGCACATGAGCTACGATGATCTGCTAGACCGATGGCAGCGTCTCTcgcgccaccaccaccaggtGCGTCCCTTGATGGAGCTGCTCTTGGACGAGAAGAAGCTCAAGGCGGGCAATGTTCACCCTGTGCGGCTGCTGCTCGAGGACATGCACTTCCGGAAGCCCAAGAAAGTG GGCCTCATCTCGGTCGGGTCCAAGAAGCCTACTTTCCTGTACAGCGCCTACGAGACTTCCTTTGGCCTGAACAAGGCCGTGGGCAGGCGGCTGCACATCACCCTCAATCTGGAGGAGTGCTACATGAGCA AATATCTGACTGGTCGCTGTCGCTCTTTGAAGTACTTGGACGCCGTGGTGGCGCTGGCCTTTGGCTATTTTCACAGTGATCCCAAGGTGACTGTCCAGTTCTGGTCCGACCGGAGCGGCCAACTGAAGACGCTGCCCTGGACGAAGGAGATGACACTGGCGGAGGCCACCGCCTGTTGCGAGGCTCAGAAG GTGTCCAAGATCAAGCAGTCGCTGATGGGTATTTTGGAAAAGGCCCTGGCGGATGAGAAGAATACGTACGACTTGTTTCTGGTTCTGGTGCCGAGCGCTACTCGTGGGAATCCAGAAATGAGCTCCAAGGGCCTGACCGCTCTCTTGGATGAGTATCGCGAGAAGCGCAGTTCTAATGCCAA ATTTATTGTGGTGAGCCTGCGTCAGCACCATGCATCCATGGAATACTCCAGTGAGCGGAACGAGAACCTGCTGGAGCTGTGCAGTCTGGACGAGCACACGCCGCAGCTGATCAACGCCTTCGCTCGCAAGAAGTTCTACTAG
- the Gas8 gene encoding dynein regulatory complex subunit 4 isoform X3 — MLHEEKMIEQKAKLDLFYGTQMFEVEERKNQQIKDLQDHHDLAFNDMKNYYNDITLNNLALIGSMKEQLEHLRKQAERSDRIAADTAYENRKLKEPLEHANIQLNEYRRKLEFYERDKQQLHRLKGRNTRLEKKVKGLTWEAETLILRNDSLVSEREGLKERFNDVIVELQQKTGLKNVLLERKIAALMREDEKRSIVLHETIATCAPNFAEKLTSLDERVGSIIDEKNKIILDLRYEVAKARKAHDDLLETYECKLKQYGVPTDELGFKPLRDRETQQLYVCGPAGIITENK, encoded by the coding sequence ATGCTGCACGAGGAGAAGATGATCGAGCAGAAGGCCAAGCTGGACCTCTTCTACGGGACGCAGATGTTCGAGGTCGAGGAGCGGAAGAACCAGCAGATCAAGGACCTGCAGGACCACCACGATCTGGCCTTCAACGACATGAAGAACTACTACAACGACATCACCCTCAACAACCTGGCGCTCATCGGAAGCATGAAGGAGCAGCTGGAGCACCTGAGGAAGCAGGCTGAGCGGTCGGACAGGATTGCAGCGGACACGGCGTACGAGAACCGCAAGCTGAAGGAGCCCCTGGAGCACGCCAATATCCAGTTGAACGAGTATCGTCGGAAGCTGGAGTTCTACGAGAGGGACAAACAGCAGCTGCACCGCCTGAAAGGACGCAACACGCGGTTGGAGAAAAAGGTCAAAGGACTCACCTGGGAGGCGGAGACGCTGATACTCCGCAACGATTCCCTGGTGTCCGAGAGGGAGGGCCTCAAGGAGCGCTTCAACGACGTCATCGTGGAGCTGCAGCAGAAGACCGGTCTGAAGAACGTCCTGTTGGAGAGGAAGATCGCCGCCCTGATGCGCGAGGACGAGAAGCGCAGCATCGTCCTGCACGAAACCATCGCCACCTGCGCGCCCAACTTCGCCGAAAAGCTGACCAGCCTGGACGAGCGGGTCGGCAGTATCATCGACGAGAAGAATAAGATTATCCTGGATCTGCGTTACGAGGTGGCCAAGGCCAGGAAGGCCCACGACGATCTCTTGGAGACCTACGAGTGCAAGCTGAAGCAGTACGGAGTGCCCACCGACGAGTTGGGCTTCAAGCCCCTCAGGGATCGGGAGACGCAGCAGCTCTATGTCTGTGGTCCTGCGGGAATTATTACGGAGAACAAGTAG
- the Gas8 gene encoding dynein regulatory complex subunit 4 isoform X1 has protein sequence MPPKGKKGKKGKKLPVLIDGVDTSAMTRDQLEAFALRLKAEMDREREERNYFQLERDKIRTFWEITRQQLDETRYELQQKDKEIEATQDLADIDTKHVMQQMKHLQFENHNKLGEVRAEAMTQLKLAQEHHVLQENELQRDKRQLRRMLRERMEMSEMQLRQMEAHFNEKLLEQRITFERERKDNEMLHEEKMIEQKAKLDLFYGTQMFEVEERKNQQIKDLQDHHDLAFNDMKNYYNDITLNNLALIGSMKEQLEHLRKQAERSDRIAADTAYENRKLKEPLEHANIQLNEYRRKLEFYERDKQQLHRLKGRNTRLEKKVKGLTWEAETLILRNDSLVSEREGLKERFNDVIVELQQKTGLKNVLLERKIAALMREDEKRSIVLHETIATCAPNFAEKLTSLDERVGSIIDEKNKIILDLRYEVAKARKAHDDLLETYECKLKQYGVPTDELGFKPLRDRETQQLYVCGPAGIITENK, from the exons ATG ccaccaaaagggaaaaaaggaaagaagggcaAAAAGTTGCCAG TGCTCATCGATGGCGTGGACACTTCGGCAATGACCCGGGACCAGCTGGAGGCCTTTGCCCTCCGGCTGAAAGCGGAAATGGATCGGGAGAGGGAGGAGCGCAACTACTTCCAGTTGGAGCGGGACAAGATTCGCACCTTCTGGGAGATAACACGCCAGCAGCTAG ATGAGACCCGCTATGAGCTGCAGCAGAAGGACAAGGAGATCGAGGCCACCCAGGACTTGGCGGACATCGACACCAAGCATGTGATGCAGCAAATGAAGCACCTCCAGTTCGAGAATCACAACAAACTGGGCGAGGTCCGGGCGGAGGCGATGACCCAACTCAAACTAGCCCAGGAGCACCATGTCCTCCAGGAGAACGAGCTGCAGCGGGACAAGCGCCAGCTCCGCAGGATGCTCCGCGAGAGGATGGAGATGAGCGAGATGCAGTTGCGCCAAATGGAGGCCCACTTCAACGAGAAGCTCCT GGAGCAAAGGATAACCTTCGAACGGGAGCGCAAGGACAACGAGATGCTGCACGAGGAGAAGATGATCGAGCAGAAGGCCAAGCTGGACCTCTTCTACGGGACGCAGATGTTCGAGGTCGAGGAGCGGAAGAACCAGCAGATCAAGGACCTGCAGGACCACCACGATCTGGCCTTCAACGACATGAAGAACTACTACAACGACATCACCCTCAACAACCTGGCGCTCATCGGAAGCATGAAGGAGCAGCTGGAGCACCTGAGGAAGCAGGCTGAGCGGTCGGACAGGATTGCAGCGGACACGGCGTACGAGAACCGCAAGCTGAAGGAGCCCCTGGAGCACGCCAATATCCAGTTGAACGAGTATCGTCGGAAGCTGGAGTTCTACGAGAGGGACAAACAGCAGCTGCACCGCCTGAAAGGACGCAACACGCGGTTGGAGAAAAAGGTCAAAGGACTCACCTGGGAGGCGGAGACGCTGATACTCCGCAACGATTCCCTGGTGTCCGAGAGGGAGGGCCTCAAGGAGCGCTTCAACGACGTCATCGTGGAGCTGCAGCAGAAGACCGGTCTGAAGAACGTCCTGTTGGAGAGGAAGATCGCCGCCCTGATGCGCGAGGACGAGAAGCGCAGCATCGTCCTGCACGAAACCATCGCCACCTGCGCGCCCAACTTCGCCGAAAAGCTGACCAGCCTGGACGAGCGGGTCGGCAGTATCATCGACGAGAAGAATAAGATTATCCTGGATCTGCGTTACGAGGTGGCCAAGGCCAGGAAGGCCCACGACGATCTCTTGGAGACCTACGAGTGCAAGCTGAAGCAGTACGGAGTGCCCACCGACGAGTTGGGCTTCAAGCCCCTCAGGGATCGGGAGACGCAGCAGCTCTATGTCTGTGGTCCTGCGGGAATTATTACGGAGAACAAGTAG